GCAGTAGTGCTTTGTTTTTATGTATTATTAAATTGAGTAATAAAATAGTGTGAATTTTTGTGAATAAGTGCGAATGAATTGTTTCTTTATTATTAattgtttctttattttttgcGTTTCCTTTTTTTAGTTTGTGCGTGTACGTCTGTGCAAGTTCTGTATATAATATGGATAAGGTTTGTTTTTGCGCGACGCGTGTGTAGTGTGCAGTGAATTcgtttgttttttctttgtggAATCTTTGTGATCCTGTGTGCATGTGATTTTGCGCAGAAGCTTTGGAGCTTTGCGGTATTATATAGGTGATATTGTGCTTTATTGTCTATAAGTAGAGTgtgtagattttttttcttatggTTGAGCATTATCGTTTAGAAATGGATTATAGTCATAATCGTTTTGGGGTGTTACGTGATTTGCATCCACATGTTGAAGTTTTGTTTAATAGATTGTCATTAGCTGGTGTTGTAGGGAGTTTGGGTGGATGTGATGGACAGAATGCTTCTTTGGCTGGTTCTGATAGAGCTTCAGCGAATAATATTTTACTGCGGAATGAgatatatgatttgtttaagAAGTTTTATCGTAAATCTAGTAGAGCTGCTGTGTTGGATGAAGTTTTGGGAGATATTGGCGAGTTTCCGTTTCTTCAAATAATTGCTCAACGTATGGAGCTTGAGGTTGAAGAGCAGAAGAAAGCTGTTAGAAGTGCTATGGTTTAGTGTGTTtatgttttgtttgttttgtataTTTGTTTTGTTGGCTTTAGTTATTATTTTCTGTAGATGTTGGGAATGTTATCTGTTCAAGTATTTTAGTGTGTTTATGTATCTGTTCAAGTATTTGAGTTGAATAAAGAATGTAGATTTTGTACCAGTTTTTATCATGATCATTCCAAGGTTAAGGTTTGTCGGATAAGTAAACTACATGAAACAAAGAGAAAAGGGTAAAGGAGAAACTGAAGGAATTGGGGTAAAATATTCCTGATGCTGACAGAAATCATATGTTCATGTTCTGAAGTTCTTTGTTGGAACTCAGTACTCAAACTAAAAAATATATGTTCAAATTAATAAACAGTTGTTGTTTCCTGCAGTCAAATGGTTTTATGAATAAACTTACGGCACGAAAAAACAGTAGGAGAAAAATATACAAGACATACTTAGGAATTTAAATGGGAgagatgagaaaaaaaaaatagtagccTGCACAGAAGGGGATTTTGTGAAGCTATGGCATGTAGCCTGGATAGAAGTACATTTTATAAACATAGCATGGATGTAATTTACAGAGTTGCTCTTCAAAAAGCATAGCCTACAGTTTTTTGTGATatacaaaatattcaaaagcGTAGGCAAGCTGAGCGAATGATCTGGTTCAGATCTTTAGCTATCTAGCTGCATCAGCGTTATATACAATATTGGACATTGCTAATGATCAGATGTTCAAAAGGTGTATCAAAAGTTTAAGTAAGGATATTACATTCTACTGCTCCATATCAGTCACGTCAGTGCGTTGTCTCTTAGTTGGACTTTCTGTAATTTTGAGAGCTGTGAATAATTCACTGTCAAAAGTTGAGTGTTTTGGGACAGCTTCTGCAGTTGATGGTCCTGGAGTCGAGGAAGCGCATGTGGAGGAAGTAGCAATCGATGCTGGGGTTGTAGGAATCTTTGATATGATTTCTGCAGCATTTGCTTTGTGCACTATTATGGCTGTGTATTTTTCTGTGTCCCCGGATCCACGGTTTCCCATCATTTTTTTCACAAAGCAAGTGAGAATGGTGTTTTCAATAGCTTGTTCAATAGCAATGTAGTTGAGCTGGTGCTGTAATATTGATATTTGAGTATTAGTTGATACAATGTGTTGCAGTTCTTATATAACTGGTGGTTAATAAATTTTAGTGCTGGCGATATACTAACCTTGTCTTCAAGTTCTTGAATTTCAAGTAGAGTGAAGGGCAATAGTTGCTCTGCATCATTGTCATATAGATCAAGTGTGAGCATTCCAGAGTAGTCAGCCAGCTCTATGGTTAATCTGCATCTGCAATTGGGATTAGATATTAGTGCAGTGATGAGTGGTGGAATAATTTATGATATTGTTGTTTTGTTAGTTACCTTGGAACGACATTCACTTGCTTATTGCAGGAAGTGCAGACAATTTTCCAGAGTGGTTTTGCTCTGAATGATTTGTGACAGTTTGAGCATGCATTATACCATAAGTGCTGGCTTCTGTCGAGAAATCGTGGAGTTCCTTGAATCCAGTAAGCTTTTTTCTGAGAACAAAATACATTATCAGCTGCTTGATTCTGTGGCAGATATAAGCAGTAGAGAAGTATGGACGTTAGAGTTGTAGAATCTTACCGTTGGGAATTTTAGGAAGTCTGCGATTGTGCAGAGCTCATCTTCTGAGGGTTGTGGTAGGAGTTTTGCTCGATCACAGTATGCCTTTTGTGCAATGAGCTCAGTAATTTGTGACTTGTTTTCCACAGCCCTTATAAGCAGATGGTGATGATTAGCTATTAAACTATTTTAAAGATATTTGTATGACAATAGTTGGTGGGTTTGTATGAGAGCAAGTGGTTACCATTGTTTCAGTGAGGCACCTTGTTGTATAGGAGGGTTCACCAAAATACTTGAGCCAAACTTTGTTGATAGATTCAGAGCTGGAGCATTATGTGTATTAAAAGATGATGGATTGTATAAAAGATTTAGTTCTAATATTTTGAGATTTACTTACTGTGATAGGATGAGACCTTCACTCGAAGTGCGACAATGAGTGGCATTGATTGAATGATATTTGCAATAGTCTGCCCTTCATCTGTTTCATGCTCACCCCACAAAGTTAGGATGACTGGCATGAAGCTGCAATATAGTTGGTTAGATATTTATGTCGCATTATTGTATATGGATTAAAATGAAGATTGTGTTCTGTGCAAAGCCATTGGTTGATAAATCATGCAAGTTACCTGTTATCTATGATGACAATTTCTCTGGTTGGGGTAGGGCCTCTGTGATTTCGTGGATGAACTTGTGCAACAATGCCAAGGGTATCTGTTTTTGTCATTTATTAGAGGTAAACTAAATAGTCATGTATTGAGTATTATAAAGCTGAATTTAACTCCTGTGCATTACCTATGTCTGAAGTGTCATCAATATGTTGATAGAATCTTCTGAAAGGTGTGAATGTGAAAACAGAGGGAATTTCTGGAGGGCTTGCTTCATCGATTGCTTGGACAATGGTAGAGTTGTCAATATACCAGGTGCATTGATTTTCATGTGCACGGTATTCCAGCGGAGTGTATTCAACTCTTGCATTGGATATCATGTAACGTTTGTACAAGTTGAAGTGGTTGCGGAAGAATTCTATATCTGACTTGTATATCATAGCTTCCACTGTAATTCCCTATACATGAAATTTGGTTTTGATTAGAATGCGAAAGTGTACAGTGAGATATAATAATTCTGTGACAGAATTTATTCATGTGTTTACCTGGTTATCAATCAGAGTAAGCTTCTGATAACGATTTCCTGCTTTTGATAGTAGAGGTTTCTGCTTGTCAAGGACTTGGGCTATCGTTGTCCAGTATTGAAGTCCGGGAACGATTTCAGCAAAACCTATCACTTTTCTGTCATCCTGTAATTCAGAAGAGCAAGTAATGGGTAGTTTCTGAGCAGAAATATGAGAACAGAATTCTTAATGTATGCTATAGAACCATATGCGCATGAATAGATAAGAAAGTTATTCATTTGCCAAATCTAATACTTCTCTATATACTACATTATGTGTTATTGAGTCTTCTCCAGTGCTAAATATAGCTGGTTTGATCAgaatttttattgaactcttgttCTTAGCTCTTGACATTGCTACATATAACTGGCCGTGTGAAAAAACTGGTTCACGTAAATATATTCCCACAAAATCTAGAGTCTGCCCTTGAGCTTTATTGATAGTCATAGCGAAGCATGGTCGAATAGGAAATTGTATTCTTTCAAAAGATACTGGCGACTCTGGATCATTTTCTATTCTGAAGCAGATTCTGTGAAGGAAGACTTCCTTGCCAGTGAATTCTCCACAACTTATTGTAGCATATATGACATTGGACTTTAAGGATTTGCAGATGAGCCTTGTTCCATTGCATAGTCCTTGGGGCGGATCAATATTTCTGAGGAGCATAATTGGAGTGTTTGGCTTGAGAATCAATTTGTGAGGTGGAAATCCATTTGGTGTTAGGGCATTTATGAAGTCCTCCATGATTGTTTGGTCAGAATCTTCAATACATTTGTCTCGGCTAATGTATTCTTGAATGCAACCAGGCATATCGTGTATGAGCTGCTGATTAATCTGATCAACAAACTCATTTTTTGTTGTGAGTATAGCACGATTTACAGCTGAGAAATCATGATGAGAGAATATTGACAAATCTGGGAATACCGTGGTAGTCAACTGTTTGATTGAATCTTCATCATTTGTATATCTTATCAGCATTGATGGAGGTATTTGTATGCAGTCGTTGTTGACAGTAGGCTCTGTTCCATTTCCAACACGAAGCAAATATTCAATGAATTCTGGATCATCCCTTGCTCTCATGTTTTCTGTAAGTTGAAGCTTATGAAGGTGTGGCCATATATATGAGTTGACTATGCTGGCATCAATGAATTCTGATTTTGTTCCTTTAGGAACAACTGGTAATACCTGTCGAAAATCTCCTCCGAAAACGATCACTTTAGATCCAAATAAGGCGTTTGAGTCCATTAGATCCTGGAGTAATCTATCAACAGCTTCTATTGAACCTTTATTTATCATCGGAGCTTCATCCCAAATTATAAGACTGGCTTTTTGCAGAAGTTCTGCCGACGAACTTTGCTTGCTGATTCTGCAATTCTTATTTTTTGTTGTATCTAATGGTATGTTAAATCTTGAGTGAGCTGTTCTCCCACCGGGCAATATTGAAGCTGCTACTCCGCATGATGCTGTAGCCAGCGCAATGAATCCTTTGGATCTTGCCTCAGCTAATAATGCTCGATAAAGGAAAGTTTTTCCGGTTCCACCTGGACCATCAACAAAAAAGCATCCATGTTTCTTTTGGAAGACTGCATGAGTGATTATATCAAAGGCAGTTTTCTGATCATTGTTTAATAGATCAATTTTTTGCAGATCAGACTCTAGCACAGTGATTCTTGTCTCTGCTATTGTGTCCCTCGTGCTCTTGTTGAGATCATTAAAATTTAAAGGATATGGAACCAGGGCATATGAGTTAATATCTCTTCCCATAGATTCAAGAAAATTGTTTATCTGTTCTAGAACCTTGTATCGTGTTTCATCAGTTGATATATCTGGTATTTTCATGAAATCTTCTGATAGACAATGTTCAAATTTCTCCCATAGCTTTCTAGCATTTAATGGAGGAAAGTGTACCAGCAAAGTTGCAAACAGCCTTCTCAATATGTATGGCATTTGATATGAACTGGCTTCTTCGAGGCATTCTTCTTGCGATGTATCTGATTCAAAGTATCCTCTGAGAATTGCTGCTTCACGGAATGTGTTTACGTATGTTCCATTCACTGTCTTGAGGTCTTCAAATGATTTGGGGCCTTTCACATGTGTTAGAAGTAGTCGAAGAAAATAACGTTCTCCTTCTTTTATACCTGCTGTGACAATTCTGCCAATACAGTCCTTTTGCTTTCTAGGTTCCCATTTTTTTCTTCCGGGGTACCAAACGAAGTGCTCTGGGAATTCTTTGTATGTGCACTTAAGATCCTGAGCTAACTCATCCACAGAATTCATGTAAAAGAATTCAGTTAACATAGTTCTTTTTGTATACTTGTTGCTGATTACATCTCGTAGGTCTTGATCAGGTGTGAAACTCATGGACTGACAGTTTTGTAGATGGAGCTGGAGATGAATTACAGAAGGGTGGATCTCACTGAGGTTAAATCTGTACACTCTCCAAATTGCTTCAACTGCACACACCCATCGAGCTGATTGGAAGTCCTTTATTTCATCGATTGGAAGAGGTTGGGAGCTATTATTGTCTTGAGCAGGAGCATCTGAGTTTACTCTGAAATGAATCCTATCATGACCcttgtatatatatttgtatatatatttgacAGCTTTCACAGTGGAACAGATTTCAACATTTATGTGGCAATCAAATTTTGCCAATAAGTATCTGTTGTGTGGAACTATCCATCTGTTATCAAGCTGATGGCCACGAACAATTATTTTCTGTCCATCATTTCTCCTTCGATAAGTAGGATACGCATTCTTTCCATGAAAGGTTGTCTGAGCAAATGATTTTGGGTAATTATTTCTGCATCTTTTCTTCTGATTTCCTTGCATACAAACATTATCTGGA
The DNA window shown above is from Coffea arabica cultivar ET-39 chromosome 5e, Coffea Arabica ET-39 HiFi, whole genome shotgun sequence and carries:
- the LOC113709820 gene encoding uncharacterized protein isoform X2 produces the protein MVFMQRLLYALLSRLYENLLTNSLQLNTSNTSLRQVCFRTLCLDYRWREKFAGLSVEQKEAHRRKNREAYHRRKMSKLLSKTLDPQSVQPTKQCNIKPFLRPSSTNNDNNGVLMPQLIQQHLHDTVGKYNKSTLARTSDRNAIGALSSNLQLPGSKNQTNTDNRFCVSYPGSKLKSSLFCFSTYEEGNSSATNHKHICSDSAPPHDKAESFMCMNCFKFLPQNIEDAPGNKRSRSRKTQKSHTRGEKVPDGIEALKCISSEPDILAPKPDCSYCEAKKLYSETPNFCCSAGQIVLQENKLQDILIELYTGHSAEALSFRTYVRTYNNMFAFTSFGVHYDRSLCRRTNGIYTFKVQGQTYHFIKDLIPHECRTVYLQLYFHDTEHELENRLATSENLTESAVKKIMHVMESNPYASFLRSLKNVPNLDSYQIVLKSHSENDQRVWNQPTASQIAALWVEGQESGEGYKRHIQIYTKEGKDHLVHYYYGCYDPLQYPLLFPFGETGWHPGIKRTAPHNPNKRKRYNRTANCTPASTDCKSAEELIAAEHQASHNPENNKEFVSMREYYAYKLQMREKYTPGILNTGRLLQQYVIDMYIKIESQRLDYYRSRQQLIRREELQGIMDSVMSGHCQGSKIGQRVILPASFIGGPRDMRRRYVDAMALVQKFGKPDLFITMTCNPSWPEVKKHMLPTDEGHNRPDLLARVFHAKLDLLKDQLFKKQIFGAVAAYTYVVEFQKRGLPHTHFLIILEPGSKLYSTESYDKIVSAEIPDITANQHLFRMVRKHMIHGPCGAQNPDNVCMQGNQKKRCRNNYPKSFAQTTFHGKNAYPTYRRRNDGQKIIVRGHQLDNRWIVPHNRYLLAKFDCHINVEICSTVKAVKYIYKYIYKGHDRIHFRVNSDAPAQDNNSSQPLPIDEIKDFQSARWVCAVEAIWRVYRFNLSEIHPSVIHLQLHLQNCQSMSFTPDQDLRDVISNKYTKRTMLTEFFYMNSVDELAQDLKCTYKEFPEHFVWYPGRKKWEPRKQKDCIGRIVTAGIKEGERYFLRLLLTHVKGPKSFEDLKTVNGTYVNTFREAAILRGYFESDTSQEECLEEASSYQMPYILRRLFATLLVHFPPLNARKLWEKFEHCLSEDFMKIPDISTDETRYKVLEQINNFLESMGRDINSYALVPYPLNFNDLNKSTRDTIAETRITVLESDLQKIDLLNNDQKTAFDIITHAVFQKKHGCFFVDGPGGTGKTFLYRALLAEARSKGFIALATASCGVAASILPGGRTAHSRFNIPLDTTKNKNCRISKQSSSAELLQKASLIIWDEAPMINKGSIEAVDRLLQDLMDSNALFGSKVIVFGGDFRQVLPVVPKGTKSEFIDASIVNSYIWPHLHKLQLTENMRARDDPEFIEYLLRVGNGTEPTVNNDCIQIPPSMLIRYTNDEDSIKQLTTTVFPDLSIFSHHDFSAVNRAILTTKNEFVDQINQQLIHDMPGCIQEYISRDKCIEDSDQTIMEDFINALTPNGFPPHKLILKPNTPIMLLRNIDPPQGLCNGTRLICKSLKSNVIYATISCGEFTGKEVFLHRICFRIENDPESPVSFERIQFPIRPCFAMTINKAQGQTLDFVGIYLREPVFSHGQLYVAMSRAKNKSSIKILIKPAIFSTGEDSITHNVVYREVLDLANE
- the LOC113709820 gene encoding uncharacterized protein isoform X1, encoding MVFMQRLLYALLSRLYENLLTNSLQLNTSNTSLRQVCFRTLCLDYRWREKFAGLSVEQKEAHRRKNREAYHRRKMSKLLSKTLDPQSVQPTKQCNIKPFLRPSSTNNDNNGVLMPQLIQQHLHDTVGKYNKSTLARTSDRNAIGALSSNLQLPGSKNQTNTDNRFCVSYPGSKLKSSLFCFSTYEEGNSSATNHKHICSDSAPPHDKAESFMCMNCFKFLPQNIEDAPELLAFATEYQMSQQCLKSIAKTHKGNKRSRSRKTQKSHTRGEKVPDGIEALKCISSEPDILAPKPDCSYCEAKKLYSETPNFCCSAGQIVLQENKLQDILIELYTGHSAEALSFRTYVRTYNNMFAFTSFGVHYDRSLCRRTNGIYTFKVQGQTYHFIKDLIPHECRTVYLQLYFHDTEHELENRLATSENLTESAVKKIMHVMESNPYASFLRSLKNVPNLDSYQIVLKSHSENDQRVWNQPTASQIAALWVEGQESGEGYKRHIQIYTKEGKDHLVHYYYGCYDPLQYPLLFPFGETGWHPGIKRTAPHNPNKRKRYNRTANCTPASTDCKSAEELIAAEHQASHNPENNKEFVSMREYYAYKLQMREKYTPGILNTGRLLQQYVIDMYIKIESQRLDYYRSRQQLIRREELQGIMDSVMSGHCQGSKIGQRVILPASFIGGPRDMRRRYVDAMALVQKFGKPDLFITMTCNPSWPEVKKHMLPTDEGHNRPDLLARVFHAKLDLLKDQLFKKQIFGAVAAYTYVVEFQKRGLPHTHFLIILEPGSKLYSTESYDKIVSAEIPDITANQHLFRMVRKHMIHGPCGAQNPDNVCMQGNQKKRCRNNYPKSFAQTTFHGKNAYPTYRRRNDGQKIIVRGHQLDNRWIVPHNRYLLAKFDCHINVEICSTVKAVKYIYKYIYKGHDRIHFRVNSDAPAQDNNSSQPLPIDEIKDFQSARWVCAVEAIWRVYRFNLSEIHPSVIHLQLHLQNCQSMSFTPDQDLRDVISNKYTKRTMLTEFFYMNSVDELAQDLKCTYKEFPEHFVWYPGRKKWEPRKQKDCIGRIVTAGIKEGERYFLRLLLTHVKGPKSFEDLKTVNGTYVNTFREAAILRGYFESDTSQEECLEEASSYQMPYILRRLFATLLVHFPPLNARKLWEKFEHCLSEDFMKIPDISTDETRYKVLEQINNFLESMGRDINSYALVPYPLNFNDLNKSTRDTIAETRITVLESDLQKIDLLNNDQKTAFDIITHAVFQKKHGCFFVDGPGGTGKTFLYRALLAEARSKGFIALATASCGVAASILPGGRTAHSRFNIPLDTTKNKNCRISKQSSSAELLQKASLIIWDEAPMINKGSIEAVDRLLQDLMDSNALFGSKVIVFGGDFRQVLPVVPKGTKSEFIDASIVNSYIWPHLHKLQLTENMRARDDPEFIEYLLRVGNGTEPTVNNDCIQIPPSMLIRYTNDEDSIKQLTTTVFPDLSIFSHHDFSAVNRAILTTKNEFVDQINQQLIHDMPGCIQEYISRDKCIEDSDQTIMEDFINALTPNGFPPHKLILKPNTPIMLLRNIDPPQGLCNGTRLICKSLKSNVIYATISCGEFTGKEVFLHRICFRIENDPESPVSFERIQFPIRPCFAMTINKAQGQTLDFVGIYLREPVFSHGQLYVAMSRAKNKSSIKILIKPAIFSTGEDSITHNVVYREVLDLANE
- the LOC113709820 gene encoding uncharacterized protein isoform X3, producing the protein MVFMQRLLYALLSRLYENLLTNSLQLNTSNTSLRQVCFRTLCLDYRWREKFAGLSVEQKEAHRRKNREAYHRRKMSKLLSKTLDPQSVQPTKQCNIKPFLRPSSTNNDNNGVLMPQLIQQHLHDTVGKYNKSTLARTSDRNAIGALSSNLQLPGSKNQTNTDNRFCVSYPGSKLKSSLFCFSTYEEGNSSATNHKHICSDSAPPHDKAESFMCMNCFKFLPQNIEDAPELLAFATEYQMSQQCLKSIAKTHKGNKRSRSRKTQKSHTRGEKVPDGIEALKCISSEPDILAPKPDCSYCEAKKLYSETPNFCCSAGQIVLQENKLQDILIELYTGHSAEALSFRTYVRTYNNMFAFTSFGVHYDRSLCRRTNGIYTFKVQGQTYHFIKDLIPHECRTVYLQLYFHDTEHELENRLATSENLTESAVKKIMHVMESNPYASFLRSLKNVPNLDSYQIVLKSHSENDQRVWNQPTASQIAALWVEGQESGEGYKRHIQIYTKEGKDHLVHYYYGCYDPLQYPLLFPFGETGWHPGIKRTAPHNPNKRKRYNRTANCTPASTDCKSAEELIAAEHQASHNPENNKEFVSMREYYAYKLQMREKYTPGILNTGRLLQQYVIDMYIKIESQRLDYYRSRQQLIRREELQGIMDSVMSGHCQGSKIGQRVILPASFIGGPRDMRRRYVDAMALVQKFGKPDLFITMTCNPSWPEVKKHMLPTDEGHNRPDLLARVFHAKLDLLKDQLFKKQIFGAVAAYTYVVEFQKRGLPHTHFLIILEPGSKLYSTESYDKIVSAEIPDITANQHLFRMVRKHMIHGPCGAQNPDNVCMQGNQKKRCRNNYPKSFAQTTFHGKNAYPTYRRRNDGQKIIVRGHQLDNRWIVPHNRYLLAKFDCHINVEICSTVKAVKYIYKYIYKGHDRIHFRVNSDAPAQDNNSSQPLPIDEIKDFQSARWVCAVEAIWRVYRFNLSEIHPSVIHLQLHLQNCQSMSFTPDQDLRDVISNKYTKRTMLTEFFYMNSVDELAQDLKCTYKEFPEHFVWYPGRKKWEPRKQKDCIGRIVTAGIKEGERYFLRLLLTHVKGPKSFEDLKTVNGTYVNTFREAAILRGYFESDTSQEECLEEASSYQMPYILRRLFATLLVHFPPLNARKLWEKFEHCLSEDFMKIPDISTDETRYKVLEQINNFLESMGRDINSYALVPYPLNFNDLNKSTRDTIAETRITVLESDLQKIDLLNNDQKTAFDIITHAVFQKKHGCFFVDGPGGTGKTFLYRALLAEARSKGFIALATASCGVAASILPGGRTAHSRFNIPLDTTKNKNCRISKQSSSAELLQKASLIIWDEAPMINKGSIEAVDRLLQDLMDSNALFGSKVIVFGGDFRQVLPVVPKGTKSEFIDASIVNSYIWPHLHKLQLTENMRARDDPEFIEYLLRVGNGTEPTVNNDCIQIPPSMLIRYTNDEDSIKQLTTTINQQLIHDMPGCIQEYISRDKCIEDSDQTIMEDFINALTPNGFPPHKLILKPNTPIMLLRNIDPPQGLCNGTRLICKSLKSNVIYATISCGEFTGKEVFLHRICFRIENDPESPVSFERIQFPIRPCFAMTINKAQGQTLDFVGIYLREPVFSHGQLYVAMSRAKNKSSIKILIKPAIFSTGEDSITHNVVYREVLDLANE